In one window of Paraflavitalea soli DNA:
- the sucC gene encoding ADP-forming succinate--CoA ligase subunit beta: MNLHEYQAKELLKKYNVPVQEGIPVDRADAAEEAYKNLKVQYGNSFAVVKAQIHAGGRGKGKIRGTEQRGVAVGKSAEEIKQIASNILGGVLETIQTGPAGKLVSKVLVAQDVYYPGPNPIKEFYLSILLDRGRGQNVIMYSTEGGMDIEEVAHNTPEKIFKEWVHPGGGLQGFQARKIAFNLQLKGEAFKNCVKFVTNLYNAYVGLDCSMLEINPLFKTADEKIIAVDCKMNLDDNALMRHPDLEAMRDISEEDPTEVEAGKYNLNFVKLDGNVGCMVNGAGLAMATMDMIKLSGGEPANFLDVGGTANATTVEAGFRIILKDPKVKAILINIFGGIVRCDRVAQGVIDAYKSIGNIEVPIIVRLQGTNADEAKKLIEESGLKVQSAILLSEAAALVGKAIA, from the coding sequence ATGAATCTCCACGAATACCAGGCTAAAGAGTTACTGAAGAAATACAATGTACCGGTACAGGAAGGTATCCCGGTAGACAGGGCTGATGCAGCCGAAGAAGCTTATAAGAATCTTAAAGTACAGTATGGCAATAGTTTCGCTGTGGTGAAAGCCCAGATCCATGCCGGCGGACGCGGTAAAGGAAAGATCCGCGGTACGGAGCAGCGTGGTGTGGCTGTAGGTAAAAGTGCAGAAGAGATCAAGCAGATCGCTTCCAATATACTGGGTGGTGTACTGGAAACCATTCAAACCGGTCCTGCCGGTAAGCTGGTGAGCAAAGTACTGGTAGCCCAGGATGTATACTATCCCGGCCCCAACCCCATCAAAGAATTTTACTTATCCATCCTGCTCGACCGCGGTCGTGGCCAGAATGTGATCATGTACAGTACAGAAGGTGGTATGGACATTGAAGAAGTAGCGCACAACACGCCTGAAAAGATATTCAAAGAGTGGGTTCACCCCGGTGGTGGCCTGCAGGGTTTCCAGGCACGTAAGATTGCCTTCAACCTTCAACTGAAAGGGGAAGCCTTCAAGAACTGCGTAAAGTTTGTTACCAATTTATACAATGCTTATGTGGGATTGGATTGCAGCATGCTGGAGATCAACCCCTTGTTCAAGACGGCCGATGAAAAGATCATCGCTGTGGACTGTAAGATGAACCTGGACGATAACGCGCTCATGCGTCATCCCGACCTGGAAGCAATGCGTGATATCAGTGAAGAAGATCCTACAGAAGTAGAAGCTGGTAAATACAACCTCAACTTTGTGAAGCTGGACGGCAACGTAGGTTGTATGGTAAACGGCGCTGGTCTGGCCATGGCTACCATGGATATGATCAAGCTGAGCGGTGGTGAGCCTGCCAACTTCCTGGACGTAGGCGGTACTGCCAATGCTACTACGGTAGAAGCCGGCTTCCGCATCATCCTGAAGGACCCCAAAGTAAAAGCCATTCTCATCAATATCTTCGGTGGTATTGTACGCTGTGACCGGGTAGCGCAGGGTGTTATTGACGCTTACAAATCTATTGGCAATATTGAAGTACCGATCATTGTACGTTTACAGGGTACGAATGCTGATGAGGCCAAGAAGCTGATTGAAGAAAGTGGTCTGAAAGTGCAGAGTGCTATCCTGCTGAGTGAAGCGGCTGCCCTGGTGGGTAAAGCGATCGCGTAG